From the genome of Vulpes lagopus strain Blue_001 chromosome 2, ASM1834538v1, whole genome shotgun sequence, one region includes:
- the VLDLR gene encoding very low-density lipoprotein receptor isoform X2, giving the protein MGTSARWALWLLLALCWAPRESRATGAGRKAKCEPSQFQCTNGRCITLLWKCDGDEDCADGSDEKNCVKKTCAESDFVCNNGQCVPNRWQCDGDPDCEDGSDENPEQCRNITCSPDEFTCSSGRCISRNFVCNGQDDCSDGSDELDCAPPTCGEHEFQCSTSSCIPLSWVCDDDADCSDQSDESLEQCGRQPVMHTKCPASETQCGSGECIHKKWRCDGDPDCKDGSDEVNCPSRTCRPDQFECEDGSCIHGSRQCNGIRDCVDGSDEVNCKNVNQCLGPGKFKCRSGECIDIGKVCNQEQDCRDWSDEPLKECHVNECLVNNGGCSHICKDLVIGYECDCAAGFELIDKKICGDIDECQNPGICSQICINLKGGYKCECSRGYQMDLATGVCKAVGKEPSLIFTNRRDIRKIGLERKEYIQLVEQLRNTVALDADIAAQKLFWADLSQKAIFSASIDDKVGRHVKMIDNVYNPAAIAVDWVYKTIYWTDVASKTISVATLDGTRRKFLFNSDLREPASIAVDPLSGFVYWSDWGEPAKIEKAGMNGFDRRPLVTVDIQWPNGITLDLIKSRLYWLDSKLHMLSSVDLNGQDRRIVLKSLEFLAHPLALTIFEDRVYWIDGENEAVYGANKFTGSELATLVNNLNDAQDIIVYHELVQPSGKNWCEEDMQNGGCEYLCLPAPQINDHSPKYTCSCPNGYTLEANGRECHSTATTLTYSETKDIHTTEIPPTSGLVPRGINVTTAVSEATVPPKGTSAAWAILPLLLLAMAAVGGYLMWRNWQHKNMKSMNFDNPVYLKTTEEDLSIDIGRHSASVGHTYPAISVVSTDDDLA; this is encoded by the exons GAAGAAAAGCCAAATGTGAACCCTCCCAATTCCAGTGCACAAATGGCCGCTGTATTACACTGCTGTGGAAATGCGACGGGGATGAAGACTGTGCTGATGGCAGTGACGAAAAGAACTGTG TAAAGAAGACGTGTGCAGAGTCTGACTTTGTGTGCAACAATGGCCAGTGCGTCCCCAACCGGTGGCAGTGTGACGGGGATCCTGACTGTGAAGATGGTTCTGACGAAAACCCAGAACAGTGCC GCAACATCACATGCAGCCCGGACGAGTTCACCTGCTCCAGCGGCCGTTGCATCTCCAGGAACTTCGTCTGCAATGGCCAGGACGACTGCAGTGACGGCAGTGACGAGCTGGACTGTGCGCCCCCCACGTGCGGCGAGCATGAGTTCCAGTGCAGCACCTCTTCCTGCATCCCCCTGAGCTGGGTGTGCGACGATGACGCCGACTGCTCCGACCAGTCAGACGAGTCCCTGGAGCAGTGTGGCCGACAGCCCGTGATGCACACCAAGTGCCCAGCCAGCGAGACCCAGTGCGGCTCAGGCGAGTGCATCCACAAGAAGTGGCGCTGCGATGGGGACCCCGACTGCAAAGACGGTAGCGACGAGGTCAACTGTC CTTCGAGAACCTGCCGGCCTGACCAGTTTGAGTGTGAGGACGGGAGCTGCATCCATGGCAGCAGGCAGTGCAATGGTATCAGGGACTGTGTGGACGGCTCGGATGAAGTCAACTGCAAGAACG TCAATCAGTGCTTGGGCCCTGGAAAGTTCAAGTGCAGAAGTGGGGAGTGCATAGATATCGGTAAAGTATGTAACCAGGAGCAGGACTGCAGGGACTGGAGTGACGAACCCCTGAAAGAATGTC ACGTAAATGAATGCTTGGTCAATAATGGTGGCTGTTcgcacatctgcaaagacctagTTATAGGCTATGAATGTGACTGCGCAGCTGGGTTTGAACTGATAGATAAGAAAATTTGTGGAG ATATTGACGAATGCCAAAATCCAGGAATCTGCAGCCAAATTTGTATCAACTTAAAAGGCGGTTACAAGTGTGAATGTAGTCGGGGCTATCAGATGGATCTTGCCACCGGCGTGTGCAAGGCAGTAG GTAAAGAGCCAAGTCTGATCTTCACAAATCGAAGAGACATCCGGAAGATTGGCTTGGAGAGGAAAGAATATATCCAACTAGTTGAACAGCTAAGAAACACTGTAGCTCTTGATGCAGACATTGCAGCTCAGAAACTGTTCTGggctgatctgagccaaaaggcCATCTTCAG TGCCTCAATTGATGACAAGGTTGGTAGACATGTTAAAATGATCGACAATGTCTATAATCCTGCAGCCATTGCTGTTGATTGGGTGTACAAGACCATCTACTGGACTGATGTGGCTTCTAAGACTATTTCAGTAGCTACCCTAGATGGGACCAGAAGGAAGTTCCTGTTTAACTCTGACTTGCGGGAGCCTGCCTCCATAGCTGTGGATCCACTCTCTGG GTTTGTGTACTGGTCAGACTGGGGAGAACCAgctaaaatagaaaaagcagGAATGAATGGATTTGATAGGCGGCCGCTTGTAACAGTGGACATCCAATGGCCTAATGGAATTACACTTG ACCTTATAAAGAGTCGTCTCTACTGGCTTGACTCCAAGTTGCACATGTTGTCCAGCGTGGACTTAAATGGCCAAGACCGTAGGATTGTCCTTAAATCTCTGGAGTTCCTAGCTCATCCTCTGGCGCTAACCATATTTGAG GATCGTGTCTACTGGATAGATGGGGAAAATGAAGCAGTCTATGGTGCCAATAAATTTACTGGATCAGAGCTGGCCACGCTAGTCAACAACCTTAATGATGCCCAAGACATCATTGTCTATCACGAACTCGTCCAGCCGTCAG GTAAAAACTGGTGTGAAGAGGACATGCAGAATGGAGGCTGTGAATATCTGTGCCTGCCAGCACCACAAATCAACGATCACTCTCCAAAATACACGTGTTCCTGTCCCAATGGGTACACTCTAGAGGCAAACGGCCGGGAGTGCCACA GTACTGCAACTACTCTGACTTACAGTGAAACAAAAGATATCCACACAACAGAAATTCCTCCAACTAGTGGACTAGTTCCCAGAG GGATCAATGTGACCACAGCAGTATCAGAGGCCACTGTTCCCCCAAAAGGCACTTCTGCTGCCTGGGCCATCCTTCCTCTCT TGCTCTTAGCAATGGCAGCGGTAGGTGGCTACTTGATGTGGCGGAATTGGCAGCACAAGAACATGAAAAGCATGAACTTTGACAATCCTGTGTACTTGAAGACTACTGAAGAGGACCTGTCCATAGACATTGGTAGACACAGTGCTTCTGTTGGACACACGTACCCCGCA
- the VLDLR gene encoding very low-density lipoprotein receptor isoform X4, which translates to MGTSARWALWLLLALCWAPRESRATGAGRKAKCEPSQFQCTNGRCITLLWKCDGDEDCADGSDEKNCVKKTCAESDFVCNNGQCVPNRWQCDGDPDCEDGSDENPEQCRNITCSPDEFTCSSGRCISRNFVCNGQDDCSDGSDELDCAPPTCGEHEFQCSTSSCIPLSWVCDDDADCSDQSDESLEQCGRQPVMHTKCPASETQCGSGECIHKKWRCDGDPDCKDGSDEVNCPSRTCRPDQFECEDGSCIHGSRQCNGIRDCVDGSDEVNCKNVNQCLGPGKFKCRSGECIDIGKVCNQEQDCRDWSDEPLKECHVNECLVNNGGCSHICKDLVIGYECDCAAGFELIDKKICGDIDECQNPGICSQICINLKGGYKCECSRGYQMDLATGVCKAVGKEPSLIFTNRRDIRKIGLERKEYIQLVEQLRNTVALDADIAAQKLFWADLSQKAIFSASIDDKVGRHVKMIDNVYNPAAIAVDWVYKTIYWTDVASKTISVATLDGTRRKFLFNSDLREPASIAVDPLSGFVYWSDWGEPAKIEKAGMNGFDRRPLVTVDIQWPNGITLDLIKSRLYWLDSKLHMLSSVDLNGQDRRIVLKSLEFLAHPLALTIFEDRVYWIDGENEAVYGANKFTGSELATLVNNLNDAQDIIVYHELVQPSGKNWCEEDMQNGGCEYLCLPAPQINDHSPKYTCSCPNGYTLEANGRECHRINVTTAVSEATVPPKGTSAAWAILPLLLLAMAAVGGYLMWRNWQHKNMKSMNFDNPVYLKTTEEDLSIDIGRHSASVGHTYPAISVVSTDDDLA; encoded by the exons GAAGAAAAGCCAAATGTGAACCCTCCCAATTCCAGTGCACAAATGGCCGCTGTATTACACTGCTGTGGAAATGCGACGGGGATGAAGACTGTGCTGATGGCAGTGACGAAAAGAACTGTG TAAAGAAGACGTGTGCAGAGTCTGACTTTGTGTGCAACAATGGCCAGTGCGTCCCCAACCGGTGGCAGTGTGACGGGGATCCTGACTGTGAAGATGGTTCTGACGAAAACCCAGAACAGTGCC GCAACATCACATGCAGCCCGGACGAGTTCACCTGCTCCAGCGGCCGTTGCATCTCCAGGAACTTCGTCTGCAATGGCCAGGACGACTGCAGTGACGGCAGTGACGAGCTGGACTGTGCGCCCCCCACGTGCGGCGAGCATGAGTTCCAGTGCAGCACCTCTTCCTGCATCCCCCTGAGCTGGGTGTGCGACGATGACGCCGACTGCTCCGACCAGTCAGACGAGTCCCTGGAGCAGTGTGGCCGACAGCCCGTGATGCACACCAAGTGCCCAGCCAGCGAGACCCAGTGCGGCTCAGGCGAGTGCATCCACAAGAAGTGGCGCTGCGATGGGGACCCCGACTGCAAAGACGGTAGCGACGAGGTCAACTGTC CTTCGAGAACCTGCCGGCCTGACCAGTTTGAGTGTGAGGACGGGAGCTGCATCCATGGCAGCAGGCAGTGCAATGGTATCAGGGACTGTGTGGACGGCTCGGATGAAGTCAACTGCAAGAACG TCAATCAGTGCTTGGGCCCTGGAAAGTTCAAGTGCAGAAGTGGGGAGTGCATAGATATCGGTAAAGTATGTAACCAGGAGCAGGACTGCAGGGACTGGAGTGACGAACCCCTGAAAGAATGTC ACGTAAATGAATGCTTGGTCAATAATGGTGGCTGTTcgcacatctgcaaagacctagTTATAGGCTATGAATGTGACTGCGCAGCTGGGTTTGAACTGATAGATAAGAAAATTTGTGGAG ATATTGACGAATGCCAAAATCCAGGAATCTGCAGCCAAATTTGTATCAACTTAAAAGGCGGTTACAAGTGTGAATGTAGTCGGGGCTATCAGATGGATCTTGCCACCGGCGTGTGCAAGGCAGTAG GTAAAGAGCCAAGTCTGATCTTCACAAATCGAAGAGACATCCGGAAGATTGGCTTGGAGAGGAAAGAATATATCCAACTAGTTGAACAGCTAAGAAACACTGTAGCTCTTGATGCAGACATTGCAGCTCAGAAACTGTTCTGggctgatctgagccaaaaggcCATCTTCAG TGCCTCAATTGATGACAAGGTTGGTAGACATGTTAAAATGATCGACAATGTCTATAATCCTGCAGCCATTGCTGTTGATTGGGTGTACAAGACCATCTACTGGACTGATGTGGCTTCTAAGACTATTTCAGTAGCTACCCTAGATGGGACCAGAAGGAAGTTCCTGTTTAACTCTGACTTGCGGGAGCCTGCCTCCATAGCTGTGGATCCACTCTCTGG GTTTGTGTACTGGTCAGACTGGGGAGAACCAgctaaaatagaaaaagcagGAATGAATGGATTTGATAGGCGGCCGCTTGTAACAGTGGACATCCAATGGCCTAATGGAATTACACTTG ACCTTATAAAGAGTCGTCTCTACTGGCTTGACTCCAAGTTGCACATGTTGTCCAGCGTGGACTTAAATGGCCAAGACCGTAGGATTGTCCTTAAATCTCTGGAGTTCCTAGCTCATCCTCTGGCGCTAACCATATTTGAG GATCGTGTCTACTGGATAGATGGGGAAAATGAAGCAGTCTATGGTGCCAATAAATTTACTGGATCAGAGCTGGCCACGCTAGTCAACAACCTTAATGATGCCCAAGACATCATTGTCTATCACGAACTCGTCCAGCCGTCAG GTAAAAACTGGTGTGAAGAGGACATGCAGAATGGAGGCTGTGAATATCTGTGCCTGCCAGCACCACAAATCAACGATCACTCTCCAAAATACACGTGTTCCTGTCCCAATGGGTACACTCTAGAGGCAAACGGCCGGGAGTGCCACA GGATCAATGTGACCACAGCAGTATCAGAGGCCACTGTTCCCCCAAAAGGCACTTCTGCTGCCTGGGCCATCCTTCCTCTCT TGCTCTTAGCAATGGCAGCGGTAGGTGGCTACTTGATGTGGCGGAATTGGCAGCACAAGAACATGAAAAGCATGAACTTTGACAATCCTGTGTACTTGAAGACTACTGAAGAGGACCTGTCCATAGACATTGGTAGACACAGTGCTTCTGTTGGACACACGTACCCCGCA
- the VLDLR gene encoding very low-density lipoprotein receptor isoform X3, giving the protein MGTSARWALWLLLALCWAPRESRATGAGRKAKCEPSQFQCTNGRCITLLWKCDGDEDCADGSDEKNCVKKTCAESDFVCNNGQCVPNRWQCDGDPDCEDGSDENPEQCHMRTCRINEISCGARSTQCIPVSWRCDGENDCDSGEDEENCGNITCSPDEFTCSSGRCISRNFVCNGQDDCSDGSDELDCAPPTCGEHEFQCSTSSCIPLSWVCDDDADCSDQSDESLEQCGRQPVMHTKCPASETQCGSGECIHKKWRCDGDPDCKDGSDEVNCPSRTCRPDQFECEDGSCIHGSRQCNGIRDCVDGSDEVNCKNVNQCLGPGKFKCRSGECIDIGKVCNQEQDCRDWSDEPLKECHVNECLVNNGGCSHICKDLVIGYECDCAAGFELIDKKICGDIDECQNPGICSQICINLKGGYKCECSRGYQMDLATGVCKAVGKEPSLIFTNRRDIRKIGLERKEYIQLVEQLRNTVALDADIAAQKLFWADLSQKAIFSASIDDKVGRHVKMIDNVYNPAAIAVDWVYKTIYWTDVASKTISVATLDGTRRKFLFNSDLREPASIAVDPLSGFVYWSDWGEPAKIEKAGMNGFDRRPLVTVDIQWPNGITLDLIKSRLYWLDSKLHMLSSVDLNGQDRRIVLKSLEFLAHPLALTIFEDRVYWIDGENEAVYGANKFTGSELATLVNNLNDAQDIIVYHELVQPSGKNWCEEDMQNGGCEYLCLPAPQINDHSPKYTCSCPNGYTLEANGRECHSTATTLTYSETKDIHTTEIPPTSGLVPRGINVTTAVSEATVPPKGTSAAWAILPLLLLAMAAVGGYLMWRNWQHKNMKSMNFDNPVYLKTTEEDLSIDIGRHSASVGHTYPAISVVSTDDDLA; this is encoded by the exons GAAGAAAAGCCAAATGTGAACCCTCCCAATTCCAGTGCACAAATGGCCGCTGTATTACACTGCTGTGGAAATGCGACGGGGATGAAGACTGTGCTGATGGCAGTGACGAAAAGAACTGTG TAAAGAAGACGTGTGCAGAGTCTGACTTTGTGTGCAACAATGGCCAGTGCGTCCCCAACCGGTGGCAGTGTGACGGGGATCCTGACTGTGAAGATGGTTCTGACGAAAACCCAGAACAGTGCC ATATGAGAACATGCCGCATAAATGAAATCAGCTGTGGCGCCCGTTCTACTCAGTGTATCCCAGTGTCCTGGAGGTGTGATGGTGAAAATGATTGTGACagtggagaagatgaagaaaactGTG GCAACATCACATGCAGCCCGGACGAGTTCACCTGCTCCAGCGGCCGTTGCATCTCCAGGAACTTCGTCTGCAATGGCCAGGACGACTGCAGTGACGGCAGTGACGAGCTGGACTGTGCGCCCCCCACGTGCGGCGAGCATGAGTTCCAGTGCAGCACCTCTTCCTGCATCCCCCTGAGCTGGGTGTGCGACGATGACGCCGACTGCTCCGACCAGTCAGACGAGTCCCTGGAGCAGTGTGGCCGACAGCCCGTGATGCACACCAAGTGCCCAGCCAGCGAGACCCAGTGCGGCTCAGGCGAGTGCATCCACAAGAAGTGGCGCTGCGATGGGGACCCCGACTGCAAAGACGGTAGCGACGAGGTCAACTGTC CTTCGAGAACCTGCCGGCCTGACCAGTTTGAGTGTGAGGACGGGAGCTGCATCCATGGCAGCAGGCAGTGCAATGGTATCAGGGACTGTGTGGACGGCTCGGATGAAGTCAACTGCAAGAACG TCAATCAGTGCTTGGGCCCTGGAAAGTTCAAGTGCAGAAGTGGGGAGTGCATAGATATCGGTAAAGTATGTAACCAGGAGCAGGACTGCAGGGACTGGAGTGACGAACCCCTGAAAGAATGTC ACGTAAATGAATGCTTGGTCAATAATGGTGGCTGTTcgcacatctgcaaagacctagTTATAGGCTATGAATGTGACTGCGCAGCTGGGTTTGAACTGATAGATAAGAAAATTTGTGGAG ATATTGACGAATGCCAAAATCCAGGAATCTGCAGCCAAATTTGTATCAACTTAAAAGGCGGTTACAAGTGTGAATGTAGTCGGGGCTATCAGATGGATCTTGCCACCGGCGTGTGCAAGGCAGTAG GTAAAGAGCCAAGTCTGATCTTCACAAATCGAAGAGACATCCGGAAGATTGGCTTGGAGAGGAAAGAATATATCCAACTAGTTGAACAGCTAAGAAACACTGTAGCTCTTGATGCAGACATTGCAGCTCAGAAACTGTTCTGggctgatctgagccaaaaggcCATCTTCAG TGCCTCAATTGATGACAAGGTTGGTAGACATGTTAAAATGATCGACAATGTCTATAATCCTGCAGCCATTGCTGTTGATTGGGTGTACAAGACCATCTACTGGACTGATGTGGCTTCTAAGACTATTTCAGTAGCTACCCTAGATGGGACCAGAAGGAAGTTCCTGTTTAACTCTGACTTGCGGGAGCCTGCCTCCATAGCTGTGGATCCACTCTCTGG GTTTGTGTACTGGTCAGACTGGGGAGAACCAgctaaaatagaaaaagcagGAATGAATGGATTTGATAGGCGGCCGCTTGTAACAGTGGACATCCAATGGCCTAATGGAATTACACTTG ACCTTATAAAGAGTCGTCTCTACTGGCTTGACTCCAAGTTGCACATGTTGTCCAGCGTGGACTTAAATGGCCAAGACCGTAGGATTGTCCTTAAATCTCTGGAGTTCCTAGCTCATCCTCTGGCGCTAACCATATTTGAG GATCGTGTCTACTGGATAGATGGGGAAAATGAAGCAGTCTATGGTGCCAATAAATTTACTGGATCAGAGCTGGCCACGCTAGTCAACAACCTTAATGATGCCCAAGACATCATTGTCTATCACGAACTCGTCCAGCCGTCAG GTAAAAACTGGTGTGAAGAGGACATGCAGAATGGAGGCTGTGAATATCTGTGCCTGCCAGCACCACAAATCAACGATCACTCTCCAAAATACACGTGTTCCTGTCCCAATGGGTACACTCTAGAGGCAAACGGCCGGGAGTGCCACA GTACTGCAACTACTCTGACTTACAGTGAAACAAAAGATATCCACACAACAGAAATTCCTCCAACTAGTGGACTAGTTCCCAGAG GGATCAATGTGACCACAGCAGTATCAGAGGCCACTGTTCCCCCAAAAGGCACTTCTGCTGCCTGGGCCATCCTTCCTCTCT TGCTCTTAGCAATGGCAGCGGTAGGTGGCTACTTGATGTGGCGGAATTGGCAGCACAAGAACATGAAAAGCATGAACTTTGACAATCCTGTGTACTTGAAGACTACTGAAGAGGACCTGTCCATAGACATTGGTAGACACAGTGCTTCTGTTGGACACACGTACCCCGCA
- the VLDLR gene encoding very low-density lipoprotein receptor isoform X1: MGTSARWALWLLLALCWAPRESRATGAGRKAKCEPSQFQCTNGRCITLLWKCDGDEDCADGSDEKNCVKKTCAESDFVCNNGQCVPNRWQCDGDPDCEDGSDENPEQCHMRTCRINEISCGARSTQCIPVSWRCDGENDCDSGEDEENCGNITCSPDEFTCSSGRCISRNFVCNGQDDCSDGSDELDCAPPTCGEHEFQCSTSSCIPLSWVCDDDADCSDQSDESLEQCGRQPVMHTKCPASETQCGSGECIHKKWRCDGDPDCKDGSDEVNCPSRTCRPDQFECEDGSCIHGSRQCNGIRDCVDGSDEVNCKNVNQCLGPGKFKCRSGECIDIGKVCNQEQDCRDWSDEPLKECHVNECLVNNGGCSHICKDLVIGYECDCAAGFELIDKKICGDIDECQNPGICSQICINLKGGYKCECSRGYQMDLATGVCKAVGKEPSLIFTNRRDIRKIGLERKEYIQLVEQLRNTVALDADIAAQKLFWADLSQKAIFSASIDDKVGRHVKMIDNVYNPAAIAVDWVYKTIYWTDVASKTISVATLDGTRRKFLFNSDLREPASIAVDPLSGFVYWSDWGEPAKIEKAGMNGFDRRPLVTVDIQWPNGITLDLIKSRLYWLDSKLHMLSSVDLNGQDRRIVLKSLEFLAHPLALTIFEDRVYWIDGENEAVYGANKFTGSELATLVNNLNDAQDIIVYHELVQPSGKNWCEEDMQNGGCEYLCLPAPQINDHSPKYTCSCPNGYTLEANGRECHRINVTTAVSEATVPPKGTSAAWAILPLLLLAMAAVGGYLMWRNWQHKNMKSMNFDNPVYLKTTEEDLSIDIGRHSASVGHTYPAISVVSTDDDLA; encoded by the exons GAAGAAAAGCCAAATGTGAACCCTCCCAATTCCAGTGCACAAATGGCCGCTGTATTACACTGCTGTGGAAATGCGACGGGGATGAAGACTGTGCTGATGGCAGTGACGAAAAGAACTGTG TAAAGAAGACGTGTGCAGAGTCTGACTTTGTGTGCAACAATGGCCAGTGCGTCCCCAACCGGTGGCAGTGTGACGGGGATCCTGACTGTGAAGATGGTTCTGACGAAAACCCAGAACAGTGCC ATATGAGAACATGCCGCATAAATGAAATCAGCTGTGGCGCCCGTTCTACTCAGTGTATCCCAGTGTCCTGGAGGTGTGATGGTGAAAATGATTGTGACagtggagaagatgaagaaaactGTG GCAACATCACATGCAGCCCGGACGAGTTCACCTGCTCCAGCGGCCGTTGCATCTCCAGGAACTTCGTCTGCAATGGCCAGGACGACTGCAGTGACGGCAGTGACGAGCTGGACTGTGCGCCCCCCACGTGCGGCGAGCATGAGTTCCAGTGCAGCACCTCTTCCTGCATCCCCCTGAGCTGGGTGTGCGACGATGACGCCGACTGCTCCGACCAGTCAGACGAGTCCCTGGAGCAGTGTGGCCGACAGCCCGTGATGCACACCAAGTGCCCAGCCAGCGAGACCCAGTGCGGCTCAGGCGAGTGCATCCACAAGAAGTGGCGCTGCGATGGGGACCCCGACTGCAAAGACGGTAGCGACGAGGTCAACTGTC CTTCGAGAACCTGCCGGCCTGACCAGTTTGAGTGTGAGGACGGGAGCTGCATCCATGGCAGCAGGCAGTGCAATGGTATCAGGGACTGTGTGGACGGCTCGGATGAAGTCAACTGCAAGAACG TCAATCAGTGCTTGGGCCCTGGAAAGTTCAAGTGCAGAAGTGGGGAGTGCATAGATATCGGTAAAGTATGTAACCAGGAGCAGGACTGCAGGGACTGGAGTGACGAACCCCTGAAAGAATGTC ACGTAAATGAATGCTTGGTCAATAATGGTGGCTGTTcgcacatctgcaaagacctagTTATAGGCTATGAATGTGACTGCGCAGCTGGGTTTGAACTGATAGATAAGAAAATTTGTGGAG ATATTGACGAATGCCAAAATCCAGGAATCTGCAGCCAAATTTGTATCAACTTAAAAGGCGGTTACAAGTGTGAATGTAGTCGGGGCTATCAGATGGATCTTGCCACCGGCGTGTGCAAGGCAGTAG GTAAAGAGCCAAGTCTGATCTTCACAAATCGAAGAGACATCCGGAAGATTGGCTTGGAGAGGAAAGAATATATCCAACTAGTTGAACAGCTAAGAAACACTGTAGCTCTTGATGCAGACATTGCAGCTCAGAAACTGTTCTGggctgatctgagccaaaaggcCATCTTCAG TGCCTCAATTGATGACAAGGTTGGTAGACATGTTAAAATGATCGACAATGTCTATAATCCTGCAGCCATTGCTGTTGATTGGGTGTACAAGACCATCTACTGGACTGATGTGGCTTCTAAGACTATTTCAGTAGCTACCCTAGATGGGACCAGAAGGAAGTTCCTGTTTAACTCTGACTTGCGGGAGCCTGCCTCCATAGCTGTGGATCCACTCTCTGG GTTTGTGTACTGGTCAGACTGGGGAGAACCAgctaaaatagaaaaagcagGAATGAATGGATTTGATAGGCGGCCGCTTGTAACAGTGGACATCCAATGGCCTAATGGAATTACACTTG ACCTTATAAAGAGTCGTCTCTACTGGCTTGACTCCAAGTTGCACATGTTGTCCAGCGTGGACTTAAATGGCCAAGACCGTAGGATTGTCCTTAAATCTCTGGAGTTCCTAGCTCATCCTCTGGCGCTAACCATATTTGAG GATCGTGTCTACTGGATAGATGGGGAAAATGAAGCAGTCTATGGTGCCAATAAATTTACTGGATCAGAGCTGGCCACGCTAGTCAACAACCTTAATGATGCCCAAGACATCATTGTCTATCACGAACTCGTCCAGCCGTCAG GTAAAAACTGGTGTGAAGAGGACATGCAGAATGGAGGCTGTGAATATCTGTGCCTGCCAGCACCACAAATCAACGATCACTCTCCAAAATACACGTGTTCCTGTCCCAATGGGTACACTCTAGAGGCAAACGGCCGGGAGTGCCACA GGATCAATGTGACCACAGCAGTATCAGAGGCCACTGTTCCCCCAAAAGGCACTTCTGCTGCCTGGGCCATCCTTCCTCTCT TGCTCTTAGCAATGGCAGCGGTAGGTGGCTACTTGATGTGGCGGAATTGGCAGCACAAGAACATGAAAAGCATGAACTTTGACAATCCTGTGTACTTGAAGACTACTGAAGAGGACCTGTCCATAGACATTGGTAGACACAGTGCTTCTGTTGGACACACGTACCCCGCA